CTTGCTGCGCGAACTGGCCGTGGGGCGGCTGCGCACTCTTGGCCTTTTGCATGAAATTTCTGCCTTGCAATCACTTGATATTGATGAAAAAAACTGTGTCATCGAGGTTTCGGTAGCAGCATGCCCCACGCCTGCCGCTGAAGCCTCCGGTGATGTGCGCCTTGCCCCGGCGCAGGTGCATGCCCTGCAACAGGCATTCAATGAACGCTGCGATCTTTTTCGCGCCACTGGCGCAGCCCACAGCTGCGCTCTGGCCACGCCCGACAGCCTGCTGCTTTTTTGCGAAGATATTGCCCGTCACAACGCGCTGGACAAGGTCATAGGGGCCATGTTGCTGCAAGGCCTGGACCCAAACGGCAAAATACTCATCTTCAGCGGGCGGCTCGCCTCGGACATGCTTTCAAAGGTTGTGGCCTGCGGGGTCAAGCTGCTCATCGCTCCGGGGGCCCCCTCGCTCACATCCGTGAACATGGCCGAAGTCTGCGGCATTACCCTGCTGGGCTTTGTGCGCCGCGACAACATCAATATTTACACGTGCCCGCAAAGGATATGCTGAGATGAACCGCACCCAGCAACTCTTTACGGCGGGTGGGCATGCCCAACTTGCCGCCTTTCAGCCAGAGCGGGAAAGTTTGCCGCTGGAAGAAGCCCTTGAGCTGCTTTTGCGGCACGCGCCCACAGTAACCGCGTCGGAAGAAGTACCCCTTTTTGATGCCGATGGCCGCATATGTTTTGCCCATGTGCGCGCCACGTTACCCCAGCCTCCTTACGACCGGGTTCAGGTGGATGGCTATGCCCTGCGCAGTGCCGACATTGCCGGCGCCTCGCCAGAACGCCCCGTTATCCTGCTGGTTACCCAGCATCTTTATGCCGGGGACGCGCCGGGGCTCCCCCTTGAACCCGGTCAGGCGGCACGGGTCACCACCGGGGCCGTGCTGCCGCAGGGTGCAGACTGCGTTGTATGGCAGGAGGACACCCTGGCCGACAGCCAGACCGTGGTTATTTCACGCAGCCTGGCCGCCCTGCGCAACTGCCGCATGCGCGGGCAGGACATGGAAGGCGGCAGCCTGCTTGCCGCGAGCGGCGATGTGCTGCACAGCGGTACGCTCAGCCTGCTGGCGGGTCAGGGGCATGCCCATGTGCGCGTTTTTTGCCGTCCCAGGGTCAGCCTGCTGGCAACGGGCAGCGAACTTGTTCTGCCCGGCGCGCCGCTGCCGCAGGGCGGCATTTACAACATCAGCAGCACCCTGCTGGGTCTGCGCCTGCGCAAAATGGGCGCGCGCATCGTGCGCATGGCGACAAGGGGCGACAACCGGATGGAATTGCAGGCATACCTGGCAGAAATGCTGGCCGGGAGCGATCTTGTTATCACCACCGGCGGTGCTTCGGTGGGGCCAAGAGATCTTGTGCCCGCCATAGCCGCAGAGCTTGCGGCGCAACAGGGCGGCAGCCTGCTGTTTCAGGGTTTGCGCCTCAAGCCTGGCTCCATGACGCTAGGCGCAGCCCTGCCGCAAACACTGCTGCTGGGGCTTTCGGGCAATCCTGTGGCGGCAGCCGCCACCTTTGGCTTGCTGGCTGTTCCGGTGCTGAAAAAAATCAGCGGCGCGACACGCTTTGCTCCGGTGCGGCAAAAGGCCGTGGCCCGCAACGACTTTGGCTCGTTCCGCAAAGACGAACGGCGCATCGTGCTGGCGCGCCTTGAGGGCAAGGACGTGTATTTTGCCAGAGACGCCCGGCGCATGGGGCAACCGGCCCTGTGCGACGACTGCAACTGCTTTGTGGATATTCCCGCCGGCAGCAACCCGGTGCGCAAAGGCATGGAGGTAGACATCATTTTGCCCTGATCCTCATAGGTACTGTCTGTAGACAGAGATATAATCATACCCTATGCTACATGGAGGAATGTTGTGGTTATCCCTTCCCCCGTCCCCCCCGGATACACACCTCCAGCAGGGTTCTTTACAGCCACCACCACTGAAATGGTAAAAAACACAGCCATTGTCTGGCAGGAAGCCCTGCTCGCCGCCAGCCGCACACTGCCCCTGCAAAAAGACATTCCCAGCCTTTTGCGCATGCTGAAACACTGCTGTGATTCGCTCATGGCCTTTCAGCGCATCCACATCGTCGTTGCAGCACCCATGCAGGAAAGAGCGCGGCTCTTTATGCTTGATGAAAGCGCTGGCCGCTCTGCCCTTTCAGAAGAAGACCTGATTCCCCAAAAGGGCCAGCGAGAATTCTGGAGCCAGACCGATGTGGTCTGCCTTGATGCGGAGCAGTTGCAGCGCGATTTTCCCGCCATTGCAAATCTTGACCAGTACCGTAATGCCAGCGGCTGTCTTTTTGTGCCCGTTTCCACACTGGGCGGCAGCCATTGCGTCATGGATTTTCTCAAAACGGACGGCAGCGTTTTCAGCCCTGATTCGCTTGTTTTTTTCCGGGTGCTGGCCGGGGTGGTCACGGCTTCTGTAACGTCCATTATCAACATGGAAAGCGTGCGTCTGGAAACAGAAAACTTGCGCCGCGAGCGGGACCACTTCAGCATTCTTGTGGACGTGACCAACACAGCCATCGGCACACTTGAAATGAATGACATGGTGGAAGTGGTCGCCAGCGAGATACGGCGATTTTTTGGCATACGCGACTTTGCCCTGCTGCTGCGCGAAGCCGACGACATGTTTTCCTTCCACTGCGCACGGCCGCCGTTGTCGAAGACTGCCCCCACAGCGCCCGCAGGAACGTTTCCGCTGCCGGGAAGCCTGTTCAACCGCTGTAACGACATCAACGAACCCCTGTTGGTGCGGCAGGGCGACATCGCAAAACTTTCACGCAAAGACCCGGCCTCGGACTTCATTCTTGGCAACGGCAACCAGGCGGCGGGACTTTTTCCCCTGTATTTTGGCCAGTACTGCCTAGGGGCCATGCTGTTGGCGCACAGCCACCCCGATGTTTTTACCCACGAATCGGTCAGCCTGCTGGGCCAGATAGCCTCGCGCGTGGCCATTGCCGTGCGCAACGCCCTCGACTATGCCACGGTTACTGTTCAAAAAAACTATCTTGTCCAAGAAAACCTGTATCTTTCAGAGCAGATACTGCACCAGTCGGATCCTGGCGTCATCATTGGGCAAAGCCCTGCCATCATGCGCGTGTTGCAACAGGTGGATATGGTGGCCGCCAGCGACAGCACCGTGCTGCTGCTGGGTGAAACCGGTACGGGCAAGGAACTTTTCGCCCAGGCTGTTCACAATCGCAGCCCGCGCAAATCCAAACGCATGGTCAAGATGAACTGCGCTGCGGTTCCTGCCGGTCTTTTAGAAAGTGAGCTTTTTGGGCACGAAAAAGGCGCTTTTACTGGTGCGGCCACGCAACGCAAGGGACGCTTTGAACTGGCCCACGGCAGCACTCTGATGCTGGATGAAGTGGGGGATATTCCGCTGGAATTGCAGCCCAAATTGCTGCGAGTGCTGCAATCGCGCGAAATTGAGCGCCTTGGCGGCCATAAGGTCATACCCGTGGATGTGCGCCTGGTGGCGGCCACCAACAGAAACCTTCAGGAGATGGTGCTCGACGGCACCTTCAGGGACGACCTGTTCTATCGCCTTAATGTTTTTCCCATCGCCATTCCGCCGCTGCGCGAGCGTCGCGAGGACATTCCCCTGCTGGCCAAGCACTTTACCCAGCAGATGGCGCGTCAAATGAAAAAGAATATCACAAATATTCCCTCAGCCGCTCTGCGCTGGCTTTGCGACCAGCCGTGGCCCGGCAACGTGCGCGAACTGGCCAATGTTATCGAGCGCGCCGTGATTCTTTCCAGTGGCCCCAACCTGAATATCTGCCCGCTGGAAGTTCCCGCCCCTGTTGCAGCGCATTTTCAGCGCAGACACGAGGCTTCTGCTCAGGTTGCGTCCGCGCATCCCATCCACCCTGCCCATACGGATACCCACCACCAACCTGGCGAGACCAGCAGCGAACGCGACCGTATTGTGGCCGCCATTCTGGCCTGCAACGGCGTCATGGCTGGTTCGCGAGGGGTAGCGGCCATGCTTGGCCTCAAACGCACAACCCTGCTCTCGCGCATGCAACGCATGGGCATTGATATCAAGGATGTGCTGGAAACACGCGGGTAAACGCAGCCCGTCTGACTCCGCATCGCCGCTTCCATATTTGAACTTCAGAAGGTGGCCGCCTGGCTGAACAGTGATTAAACTGAATCACTTGGCAAGCCCGCCGCGCA
This DNA window, taken from Desulfovibrio sp. 86, encodes the following:
- a CDS encoding formate dehydrogenase accessory sulfurtransferase FdhD, which produces MPNPRGGTTTMKQPIAPSISVDRIITRIGPLGRREVVDVLLREERYELVCNGIAVAEMHCMPSLLRELAVGRLRTLGLLHEISALQSLDIDEKNCVIEVSVAACPTPAAEASGDVRLAPAQVHALQQAFNERCDLFRATGAAHSCALATPDSLLLFCEDIARHNALDKVIGAMLLQGLDPNGKILIFSGRLASDMLSKVVACGVKLLIAPGAPSLTSVNMAEVCGITLLGFVRRDNINIYTCPQRIC
- a CDS encoding molybdopterin molybdotransferase MoeA, whose translation is MNRTQQLFTAGGHAQLAAFQPERESLPLEEALELLLRHAPTVTASEEVPLFDADGRICFAHVRATLPQPPYDRVQVDGYALRSADIAGASPERPVILLVTQHLYAGDAPGLPLEPGQAARVTTGAVLPQGADCVVWQEDTLADSQTVVISRSLAALRNCRMRGQDMEGGSLLAASGDVLHSGTLSLLAGQGHAHVRVFCRPRVSLLATGSELVLPGAPLPQGGIYNISSTLLGLRLRKMGARIVRMATRGDNRMELQAYLAEMLAGSDLVITTGGASVGPRDLVPAIAAELAAQQGGSLLFQGLRLKPGSMTLGAALPQTLLLGLSGNPVAAAATFGLLAVPVLKKISGATRFAPVRQKAVARNDFGSFRKDERRIVLARLEGKDVYFARDARRMGQPALCDDCNCFVDIPAGSNPVRKGMEVDIILP
- a CDS encoding sigma 54-interacting transcriptional regulator, producing the protein MVIPSPVPPGYTPPAGFFTATTTEMVKNTAIVWQEALLAASRTLPLQKDIPSLLRMLKHCCDSLMAFQRIHIVVAAPMQERARLFMLDESAGRSALSEEDLIPQKGQREFWSQTDVVCLDAEQLQRDFPAIANLDQYRNASGCLFVPVSTLGGSHCVMDFLKTDGSVFSPDSLVFFRVLAGVVTASVTSIINMESVRLETENLRRERDHFSILVDVTNTAIGTLEMNDMVEVVASEIRRFFGIRDFALLLREADDMFSFHCARPPLSKTAPTAPAGTFPLPGSLFNRCNDINEPLLVRQGDIAKLSRKDPASDFILGNGNQAAGLFPLYFGQYCLGAMLLAHSHPDVFTHESVSLLGQIASRVAIAVRNALDYATVTVQKNYLVQENLYLSEQILHQSDPGVIIGQSPAIMRVLQQVDMVAASDSTVLLLGETGTGKELFAQAVHNRSPRKSKRMVKMNCAAVPAGLLESELFGHEKGAFTGAATQRKGRFELAHGSTLMLDEVGDIPLELQPKLLRVLQSREIERLGGHKVIPVDVRLVAATNRNLQEMVLDGTFRDDLFYRLNVFPIAIPPLRERREDIPLLAKHFTQQMARQMKKNITNIPSAALRWLCDQPWPGNVRELANVIERAVILSSGPNLNICPLEVPAPVAAHFQRRHEASAQVASAHPIHPAHTDTHHQPGETSSERDRIVAAILACNGVMAGSRGVAAMLGLKRTTLLSRMQRMGIDIKDVLETRG